Proteins from a genomic interval of Dunckerocampus dactyliophorus isolate RoL2022-P2 chromosome 5, RoL_Ddac_1.1, whole genome shotgun sequence:
- the zmp:0000001167 gene encoding protein phosphatase 1 regulatory subunit 12C isoform X3 → MAATDQSRSEAAKQRRQDQLQRWLGSETDQTDSEARHTADGSGTRRASVRFAQGAVFMAACSAGDREEVAALLRQGADINHANIDGLTALHQACIDENAEMVQFLVESGSNVNMGDNEGWNPLHAAASCGFIQIAKYLIEHGAHVGAVNSEGDLPLDVATEDAMERLLKGEIKKQGIDVDQARKEEERIMLQDAMAVLEGGGTLMPHPNTKATALHVAAAKGYIEVLKVLLQCGVDVDSRDVDGWTPLHAGAHWGQEEVCTLLMDHMSDMTAINNVGQTPLDVADENLVDMLEELQKKQNALRTEKEKQTAVIETSLQISTVPVRTRRTSISRMSSKEKICLHEREKHPPPALQSSPAEDEEDEGQTARSQSQSQPKASSSSSSEEESESESDAESEKAKNREMINNLNNKRNTSSLLPTSMPASTAASQVKKEPGKPPVTEAPGSWRTSLRKAGSSVTLGSVGLSDSSPDQNKPAESALGMTRSASSPRLSSETDPKETRLARVPPIPTRRLFSIPDSNPENSNSSSYGKRLDAANINSGSTGTSSSGLSRLNSALAQRLPQEQTDPSPLVTSTTPPESEAKQRRKSYLTPVRDEEAEAQRKARSRHARQSRRSTQGVTLTDLQEAEKTMKTMKLDNKGREKKEEDEKEKELKSKKGEEGEVSWRSRIASLQKSDLLGLTQPAGTPRPQTTDRRVTEVSIGENDSERWAQERRERRQARARRKAQRSGEPDDNDPSGEEEFSGSRLDPQSDQHLGSRSSAPFNEEGESKDFKKLFEEVTRENSQLQSQLQDTQRIVSKTRLDLEKATQRQERFTDCSALLDLERKDRRMLERRMAELEEELKVLVDLRADNQRLKDENGALIRVISKLSK, encoded by the exons ATGGCGGCCACTGACCAGTCCCGGTCCGAAGCTGCCAAACAGCGACGGCAGGATCAGCTCCAGCGATGGCTGGGCTCGGAAACCGACCAGACAGACTCAGAAGCTCGGCATACGGCGGACGGCTCAGGGACTCGTCGGGCGAGTGTCCGTTTCGCTCAGGGAGCCGTGTTTATGGCCGCCTGCTCCGCCGGGGACCGGGAGGAGGTGGCGGCGCTTCTCCGGCAGGGAGCTGACATCAACCACGCCAACATTGACGGTCTGACAGCGCTCCACCAG GCCTGCATTGATGAGAATGCTGAGATGGTGCAGTTTCTGGTAGAGAGCGGTAGCAACGTCAACATGGGCGACAATGAGGGCTGGAATCCCCTGCACGCTGCGGCATCCTGCGGCTTCATCCAGATTGcaaa GTACTTGATAGAACATGGTGCTCACGTCGGAGCGGTAAACAGTGAAGGGGACCTTCCTCTGGATGTGGCCACAGAGGACGCTATGGAGAGACTGCTCAAAGGCGAAATCAAAAAGCAAG GAATCGATGTGGACCAGGCCcgaaaggaggaggagaggatcaTGCTCCAGGACGCCATGGCGGTGCTTGAAGGCGGCGGCACGCTGATGCCTCACCCGAACACCAAGGCAACAGCTCTGCACGTGGCGGCCGCCAAAGGATACATTGAAGTTCTAAA GGTGCTCTTACAATGCGGGGTGGACGTGGACAGTCGGGACGTGGACGGGTGGACGCCTCTGCATGCCGGAGCTCACTGGGGGCAGGAGGAGGTGTGCACGCTGCTTATGGACCACATGAGTGACATGACTGCCATCAACAATGTG GGCCAAACACCTTTAGATGTTGCAGACGAGAACCTAGTGGACATGCTAGAGGAACTGCAGAAGAAGCAGAATGCT TTACGTAccgagaaagaaaaacagactgCTGTCATCGAAACCAGCCTGCAAATCTCCACAGTACCAGTTCGCACACGAAG GACTTCTATCTCGCGTATGAGCAGTAAGGAAAAAATTTGCCTCCATGAGCGGGAGAAGCACCCGCCGCCTGCCCTGCAGAGTAGCCCGGccgaggacgaggaggacgaaGGCCAGACTGCACGGAGTCAGTCTCAGAGTCAGCCCAAAGCCTCTAGCAGCTCCAGCTCGGAGGAGGAGAGCGAATCAGAGAGTGATGCAGAGTCTG AGAAAGCAAAAAACCGAGAGATGATCAACAACTTGAACAACAAACGCAACACCAGCAGCCTCCTTCCTACCTCCATGCCGGCAAGCACTGCTGCAAGCCAAGTTAAAAAG GAACCAGGCAAACCCCCGGTGACAGAGGCACCAGGTTCCTGGAGGACATCACTGAGGAAAGCAGGCAGCTCTGTGACTCTGGGCTCAGTAGGACTGTCTGACTCCAGCCCAGACCAGAACAAGCCCGCAGAGTCAGCCCTGGGGATGACGCGCTCTGCCTCTAGTCCTCGTCTCAGCTCTGAAAccgaccccaag GAAACAAGACTTGCTCGGGTGCCTCCTATTCCCACTAGGAGACTCTTCAGTATTCCAGACAGCAATCCTGAGAACTCCAACAG CTCTTCTTACGGAAAGAGACTGGATGCCGCCAACATTAACTCGGGTAGCACAGGAACAAGCTCATCTGGACTCAGTCGCCTAAACAGTGCCTTGGCACAGAG ACTTCCTCAGGAACAAACAGATCCGTCCCCATTGGTTACCAGCACAACCCCTCCTGAATCGGAGGCTAAGCAGAGGCGCAA GTCCTACTTGACACCAGTTCGGGATGAGGAGGCAGAGGCACAGAGAAAAGCTCGCTCGCGGCATGCACGGCAGTCTCGACGCTCCACTCAG GGGGTGACGCTGACAGATCTTCAGGAAGCTGAGAAAACCATGAAGACCATGAAGCTTGACAACAAAGGGAGAGAAAAGAAGGAAGAAGACGAGAAGGAGAAAGAATTAAAGTCTAAAAAGGGAGAGGAAGGG GAAGTAAGCTGGAGGTCTCGAATAGCCAGCCTTCagaagtcggaccttctgggtCTCACACAGCCCGCAGGCACCCCACGACCTCAGACCACAGACAGGAGAG TAACTGAGGTCAGCATTGGGGAGAATGATTCTGAACGATGGGCCCAGGAGCGCAGAGAGAGGAGACAAGCTCGAGCCAGAAGGAAGGCTCAGAGGAGTGGGGAG CCTGATGACAATGATCCCAGCGGAGAGGAAGAGTTTTCGGGCAGCCGGCTGGATCCACAG TCAGACCAGCACTTGGGTTCCAG ATCCAGTGCACCCTTTAATGAGGAAGGAGAGAGTAAGGATTTCAAAAAG CTGTTTGAGGAAGTGACCAGAGAAAACAGCCAGCTTCAGTCTCAGCTGCAGGACACACAGAGGATTGTCAGTAAGACCAGGCTGGACCTAGAAAAGGCCACCCAg AGACAGGAGCGCTTCACTGACTGTTCAGCCCTGCTGGACCTTGAGCGAAAG GACCGAAGGATGCTGGAACGGCGCATGgcggagctggaggaggagctgaAG GTTCTGGTTGACCTGAGAGCAGACAACCAGCGTCTTAAAGATGAGAATGGAGCACTGATTCGTGTCATCAGCAAACTCTCCAAGTAG
- the zmp:0000001167 gene encoding protein phosphatase 1 regulatory subunit 12A isoform X1, protein MAATDQSRSEAAKQRRQDQLQRWLGSETDQTDSEARHTADGSGTRRASVRFAQGAVFMAACSAGDREEVAALLRQGADINHANIDGLTALHQACIDENAEMVQFLVESGSNVNMGDNEGWNPLHAAASCGFIQIAKYLIEHGAHVGAVNSEGDLPLDVATEDAMERLLKGEIKKQGIDVDQARKEEERIMLQDAMAVLEGGGTLMPHPNTKATALHVAAAKGYIEVLKVLLQCGVDVDSRDVDGWTPLHAGAHWGQEEVCTLLMDHMSDMTAINNVGQTPLDVADENLVDMLEELQKKQNALRTEKEKQTAVIETSLQISTVPVRTRRTSISRMSSKEKICLHEREKHPPPALQSSPAEDEEDEGQTARSQSQSQPKASSSSSSEEESESESDAESEKAKNREMINNLNNKRNTSSLLPTSMPASTAASQVKKEPGKPPVTEAPGSWRTSLRKAGSSVTLGSVGLSDSSPDQNKPAESALGMTRSASSPRLSSETDPKETRLARVPPIPTRRLFSIPDSNPENSNSWLSRSSSYTRRLHSQSWNDFTSSNPSLPHSSSYGKRLDAANINSGSTGTSSSGLSRLNSALAQRLPQEQTDPSPLVTSTTPPESEAKQRRKSYLTPVRDEEAEAQRKARSRHARQSRRSTQGVTLTDLQEAEKTMKTMKLDNKGREKKEEDEKEKELKSKKGEEGEVSWRSRIASLQKSDLLGLTQPAGTPRPQTTDRRVTEVSIGENDSERWAQERRERRQARARRKAQRSGEPDDNDPSGEEEFSGSRLDPQSDQHLGSRSSAPFNEEGESKDFKKLFEEVTRENSQLQSQLQDTQRIVSKTRLDLEKATQRQERFTDCSALLDLERKDRRMLERRMAELEEELKVLVDLRADNQRLKDENGALIRVISKLSK, encoded by the exons ATGGCGGCCACTGACCAGTCCCGGTCCGAAGCTGCCAAACAGCGACGGCAGGATCAGCTCCAGCGATGGCTGGGCTCGGAAACCGACCAGACAGACTCAGAAGCTCGGCATACGGCGGACGGCTCAGGGACTCGTCGGGCGAGTGTCCGTTTCGCTCAGGGAGCCGTGTTTATGGCCGCCTGCTCCGCCGGGGACCGGGAGGAGGTGGCGGCGCTTCTCCGGCAGGGAGCTGACATCAACCACGCCAACATTGACGGTCTGACAGCGCTCCACCAG GCCTGCATTGATGAGAATGCTGAGATGGTGCAGTTTCTGGTAGAGAGCGGTAGCAACGTCAACATGGGCGACAATGAGGGCTGGAATCCCCTGCACGCTGCGGCATCCTGCGGCTTCATCCAGATTGcaaa GTACTTGATAGAACATGGTGCTCACGTCGGAGCGGTAAACAGTGAAGGGGACCTTCCTCTGGATGTGGCCACAGAGGACGCTATGGAGAGACTGCTCAAAGGCGAAATCAAAAAGCAAG GAATCGATGTGGACCAGGCCcgaaaggaggaggagaggatcaTGCTCCAGGACGCCATGGCGGTGCTTGAAGGCGGCGGCACGCTGATGCCTCACCCGAACACCAAGGCAACAGCTCTGCACGTGGCGGCCGCCAAAGGATACATTGAAGTTCTAAA GGTGCTCTTACAATGCGGGGTGGACGTGGACAGTCGGGACGTGGACGGGTGGACGCCTCTGCATGCCGGAGCTCACTGGGGGCAGGAGGAGGTGTGCACGCTGCTTATGGACCACATGAGTGACATGACTGCCATCAACAATGTG GGCCAAACACCTTTAGATGTTGCAGACGAGAACCTAGTGGACATGCTAGAGGAACTGCAGAAGAAGCAGAATGCT TTACGTAccgagaaagaaaaacagactgCTGTCATCGAAACCAGCCTGCAAATCTCCACAGTACCAGTTCGCACACGAAG GACTTCTATCTCGCGTATGAGCAGTAAGGAAAAAATTTGCCTCCATGAGCGGGAGAAGCACCCGCCGCCTGCCCTGCAGAGTAGCCCGGccgaggacgaggaggacgaaGGCCAGACTGCACGGAGTCAGTCTCAGAGTCAGCCCAAAGCCTCTAGCAGCTCCAGCTCGGAGGAGGAGAGCGAATCAGAGAGTGATGCAGAGTCTG AGAAAGCAAAAAACCGAGAGATGATCAACAACTTGAACAACAAACGCAACACCAGCAGCCTCCTTCCTACCTCCATGCCGGCAAGCACTGCTGCAAGCCAAGTTAAAAAG GAACCAGGCAAACCCCCGGTGACAGAGGCACCAGGTTCCTGGAGGACATCACTGAGGAAAGCAGGCAGCTCTGTGACTCTGGGCTCAGTAGGACTGTCTGACTCCAGCCCAGACCAGAACAAGCCCGCAGAGTCAGCCCTGGGGATGACGCGCTCTGCCTCTAGTCCTCGTCTCAGCTCTGAAAccgaccccaag GAAACAAGACTTGCTCGGGTGCCTCCTATTCCCACTAGGAGACTCTTCAGTATTCCAGACAGCAATCCTGAGAACTCCAACAG CTGGCTAAGCCGTAGCTCGTCTTACACACGCCGCCTTCACAGCCAATCATGGAATGACTTCACTAGCTCCAATCCGTCTTTGCCTCACAG CTCTTCTTACGGAAAGAGACTGGATGCCGCCAACATTAACTCGGGTAGCACAGGAACAAGCTCATCTGGACTCAGTCGCCTAAACAGTGCCTTGGCACAGAG ACTTCCTCAGGAACAAACAGATCCGTCCCCATTGGTTACCAGCACAACCCCTCCTGAATCGGAGGCTAAGCAGAGGCGCAA GTCCTACTTGACACCAGTTCGGGATGAGGAGGCAGAGGCACAGAGAAAAGCTCGCTCGCGGCATGCACGGCAGTCTCGACGCTCCACTCAG GGGGTGACGCTGACAGATCTTCAGGAAGCTGAGAAAACCATGAAGACCATGAAGCTTGACAACAAAGGGAGAGAAAAGAAGGAAGAAGACGAGAAGGAGAAAGAATTAAAGTCTAAAAAGGGAGAGGAAGGG GAAGTAAGCTGGAGGTCTCGAATAGCCAGCCTTCagaagtcggaccttctgggtCTCACACAGCCCGCAGGCACCCCACGACCTCAGACCACAGACAGGAGAG TAACTGAGGTCAGCATTGGGGAGAATGATTCTGAACGATGGGCCCAGGAGCGCAGAGAGAGGAGACAAGCTCGAGCCAGAAGGAAGGCTCAGAGGAGTGGGGAG CCTGATGACAATGATCCCAGCGGAGAGGAAGAGTTTTCGGGCAGCCGGCTGGATCCACAG TCAGACCAGCACTTGGGTTCCAG ATCCAGTGCACCCTTTAATGAGGAAGGAGAGAGTAAGGATTTCAAAAAG CTGTTTGAGGAAGTGACCAGAGAAAACAGCCAGCTTCAGTCTCAGCTGCAGGACACACAGAGGATTGTCAGTAAGACCAGGCTGGACCTAGAAAAGGCCACCCAg AGACAGGAGCGCTTCACTGACTGTTCAGCCCTGCTGGACCTTGAGCGAAAG GACCGAAGGATGCTGGAACGGCGCATGgcggagctggaggaggagctgaAG GTTCTGGTTGACCTGAGAGCAGACAACCAGCGTCTTAAAGATGAGAATGGAGCACTGATTCGTGTCATCAGCAAACTCTCCAAGTAG
- the zmp:0000001167 gene encoding protein phosphatase 1 regulatory subunit 12A isoform X2 — protein MAATDQSRSEAAKQRRQDQLQRWLGSETDQTDSEARHTADGSGTRRASVRFAQGAVFMAACSAGDREEVAALLRQGADINHANIDGLTALHQACIDENAEMVQFLVESGSNVNMGDNEGWNPLHAAASCGFIQIAKYLIEHGAHVGAVNSEGDLPLDVATEDAMERLLKGEIKKQGIDVDQARKEEERIMLQDAMAVLEGGGTLMPHPNTKATALHVAAAKGYIEVLKVLLQCGVDVDSRDVDGWTPLHAGAHWGQEEVCTLLMDHMSDMTAINNVGQTPLDVADENLVDMLEELQKKQNALRTEKEKQTAVIETSLQISTVPVRTRRTSISRMSSKEKICLHEREKHPPPALQSSPAEDEEDEGQTARSQSQSQPKASSSSSSEEESESESDAESEKAKNREMINNLNNKRNTSSLLPTSMPASTAASQVKKEPGKPPVTEAPGSWRTSLRKAGSSVTLGSVGLSDSSPDQNKPAESALGMTRSASSPRLSSETDPKETRLARVPPIPTRRLFSIPDSNPENSNSWLSRSSSYTRRLHSQSWNDFTSSNPSLPHSSSYGKRLDAANINSGSTGTSSSGLSRLNSALAQRLPQEQTDPSPLVTSTTPPESEAKQRRKSYLTPVRDEEAEAQRKARSRHARQSRRSTQGVTLTDLQEAEKTMKTMKLDNKGREKKEEDEKEKELKSKKGEEGEVSWRSRIASLQKSDLLGLTQPAGTPRPQTTDRRVTEVSIGENDSERWAQERRERRQARARRKAQRSGEPDDNDPSGEEEFSGSRLDPQSDQHLGSRSSAPFNEEGESKDFKKLFEEVTRENSQLQSQLQDTQRIVSKTRLDLEKATQRQERFTDCSALLDLERKVLVDLRADNQRLKDENGALIRVISKLSK, from the exons ATGGCGGCCACTGACCAGTCCCGGTCCGAAGCTGCCAAACAGCGACGGCAGGATCAGCTCCAGCGATGGCTGGGCTCGGAAACCGACCAGACAGACTCAGAAGCTCGGCATACGGCGGACGGCTCAGGGACTCGTCGGGCGAGTGTCCGTTTCGCTCAGGGAGCCGTGTTTATGGCCGCCTGCTCCGCCGGGGACCGGGAGGAGGTGGCGGCGCTTCTCCGGCAGGGAGCTGACATCAACCACGCCAACATTGACGGTCTGACAGCGCTCCACCAG GCCTGCATTGATGAGAATGCTGAGATGGTGCAGTTTCTGGTAGAGAGCGGTAGCAACGTCAACATGGGCGACAATGAGGGCTGGAATCCCCTGCACGCTGCGGCATCCTGCGGCTTCATCCAGATTGcaaa GTACTTGATAGAACATGGTGCTCACGTCGGAGCGGTAAACAGTGAAGGGGACCTTCCTCTGGATGTGGCCACAGAGGACGCTATGGAGAGACTGCTCAAAGGCGAAATCAAAAAGCAAG GAATCGATGTGGACCAGGCCcgaaaggaggaggagaggatcaTGCTCCAGGACGCCATGGCGGTGCTTGAAGGCGGCGGCACGCTGATGCCTCACCCGAACACCAAGGCAACAGCTCTGCACGTGGCGGCCGCCAAAGGATACATTGAAGTTCTAAA GGTGCTCTTACAATGCGGGGTGGACGTGGACAGTCGGGACGTGGACGGGTGGACGCCTCTGCATGCCGGAGCTCACTGGGGGCAGGAGGAGGTGTGCACGCTGCTTATGGACCACATGAGTGACATGACTGCCATCAACAATGTG GGCCAAACACCTTTAGATGTTGCAGACGAGAACCTAGTGGACATGCTAGAGGAACTGCAGAAGAAGCAGAATGCT TTACGTAccgagaaagaaaaacagactgCTGTCATCGAAACCAGCCTGCAAATCTCCACAGTACCAGTTCGCACACGAAG GACTTCTATCTCGCGTATGAGCAGTAAGGAAAAAATTTGCCTCCATGAGCGGGAGAAGCACCCGCCGCCTGCCCTGCAGAGTAGCCCGGccgaggacgaggaggacgaaGGCCAGACTGCACGGAGTCAGTCTCAGAGTCAGCCCAAAGCCTCTAGCAGCTCCAGCTCGGAGGAGGAGAGCGAATCAGAGAGTGATGCAGAGTCTG AGAAAGCAAAAAACCGAGAGATGATCAACAACTTGAACAACAAACGCAACACCAGCAGCCTCCTTCCTACCTCCATGCCGGCAAGCACTGCTGCAAGCCAAGTTAAAAAG GAACCAGGCAAACCCCCGGTGACAGAGGCACCAGGTTCCTGGAGGACATCACTGAGGAAAGCAGGCAGCTCTGTGACTCTGGGCTCAGTAGGACTGTCTGACTCCAGCCCAGACCAGAACAAGCCCGCAGAGTCAGCCCTGGGGATGACGCGCTCTGCCTCTAGTCCTCGTCTCAGCTCTGAAAccgaccccaag GAAACAAGACTTGCTCGGGTGCCTCCTATTCCCACTAGGAGACTCTTCAGTATTCCAGACAGCAATCCTGAGAACTCCAACAG CTGGCTAAGCCGTAGCTCGTCTTACACACGCCGCCTTCACAGCCAATCATGGAATGACTTCACTAGCTCCAATCCGTCTTTGCCTCACAG CTCTTCTTACGGAAAGAGACTGGATGCCGCCAACATTAACTCGGGTAGCACAGGAACAAGCTCATCTGGACTCAGTCGCCTAAACAGTGCCTTGGCACAGAG ACTTCCTCAGGAACAAACAGATCCGTCCCCATTGGTTACCAGCACAACCCCTCCTGAATCGGAGGCTAAGCAGAGGCGCAA GTCCTACTTGACACCAGTTCGGGATGAGGAGGCAGAGGCACAGAGAAAAGCTCGCTCGCGGCATGCACGGCAGTCTCGACGCTCCACTCAG GGGGTGACGCTGACAGATCTTCAGGAAGCTGAGAAAACCATGAAGACCATGAAGCTTGACAACAAAGGGAGAGAAAAGAAGGAAGAAGACGAGAAGGAGAAAGAATTAAAGTCTAAAAAGGGAGAGGAAGGG GAAGTAAGCTGGAGGTCTCGAATAGCCAGCCTTCagaagtcggaccttctgggtCTCACACAGCCCGCAGGCACCCCACGACCTCAGACCACAGACAGGAGAG TAACTGAGGTCAGCATTGGGGAGAATGATTCTGAACGATGGGCCCAGGAGCGCAGAGAGAGGAGACAAGCTCGAGCCAGAAGGAAGGCTCAGAGGAGTGGGGAG CCTGATGACAATGATCCCAGCGGAGAGGAAGAGTTTTCGGGCAGCCGGCTGGATCCACAG TCAGACCAGCACTTGGGTTCCAG ATCCAGTGCACCCTTTAATGAGGAAGGAGAGAGTAAGGATTTCAAAAAG CTGTTTGAGGAAGTGACCAGAGAAAACAGCCAGCTTCAGTCTCAGCTGCAGGACACACAGAGGATTGTCAGTAAGACCAGGCTGGACCTAGAAAAGGCCACCCAg AGACAGGAGCGCTTCACTGACTGTTCAGCCCTGCTGGACCTTGAGCGAAAG GTTCTGGTTGACCTGAGAGCAGACAACCAGCGTCTTAAAGATGAGAATGGAGCACTGATTCGTGTCATCAGCAAACTCTCCAAGTAG